The following coding sequences are from one Epilithonimonas vandammei window:
- the cas2 gene encoding CRISPR-associated endonuclease Cas2: MNAERFNAYRIMWVLVLYDLPTETKANMKDANRFRKALIDDGFTLFQFSMYVRHCPSRENAEVHIKRVKFMLPKAGKVAIMCITDKQFGDIEIFFARNKEEPPPTFQQLELF; this comes from the coding sequence ATGAACGCCGAAAGGTTTAATGCATATCGAATTATGTGGGTTTTAGTATTATATGACCTCCCGACCGAAACGAAAGCGAATATGAAAGATGCAAACCGTTTCCGGAAAGCTTTGATTGATGACGGATTTACTTTATTCCAGTTTTCGATGTATGTGCGTCATTGTCCGAGCCGCGAAAATGCAGAAGTTCATATCAAAAGAGTAAAATTTATGCTTCCGAAAGCCGGAAAGGTTGCCATTATGTGCATTACCGATAAACAGTTTGGAGACATCGAAATCTTTTTTGCCAGAAATAAAGAAGAACCGCCACCGACCTTTCAACAGCTCGAATTGTTCTGA
- the cas1 gene encoding type II CRISPR-associated endonuclease Cas1, producing MITRSIYIGNPAYLKLKDEQLKILCPETKTEKGSVPVEDLGLLMLDHYQITISHHLIQKMMGNNVVVVSCDAHHLPHGIMLPLYGHTEHSDRVKDQLEASEPLKKQLWKQTVECKIENQKNVLMKLGNYYEPMIEYQRNVKSGDITNMEGIAAQHYWKYLISLDFLRQRFGDSPNQFFNFGYAVLRSIVARAIVETGLLPVLGIFHKNKYNPYCLADDLMEPYRPFVDLLVMQWLKIHPDTEELTKEFKAHILQIATKDVRIDDKTRPLLVAVKMTASSLYKCYTGEKRLISYPELI from the coding sequence ATGATAACCCGCTCCATCTACATCGGCAATCCCGCTTACCTTAAACTCAAAGACGAGCAATTGAAAATTCTCTGTCCGGAAACCAAAACGGAGAAGGGGAGTGTTCCTGTGGAAGATTTGGGGTTGTTGATGCTGGATCATTATCAGATTACCATTTCGCACCATCTGATTCAGAAAATGATGGGAAACAATGTCGTGGTGGTGAGTTGTGATGCCCATCATTTACCGCACGGAATAATGCTTCCGCTGTATGGGCATACCGAGCATTCCGATCGCGTAAAAGATCAGTTGGAAGCCAGTGAACCGCTGAAAAAACAGCTTTGGAAACAGACGGTGGAATGCAAGATTGAAAACCAGAAAAATGTCCTGATGAAACTGGGGAATTACTACGAACCGATGATTGAATATCAGAGAAACGTAAAATCCGGCGACATTACGAATATGGAAGGCATTGCGGCGCAGCATTACTGGAAATACCTCATCAGTCTGGATTTTTTGAGACAGCGTTTTGGAGATTCACCCAATCAGTTTTTTAATTTTGGATATGCCGTGCTCAGAAGTATTGTGGCAAGAGCCATCGTAGAAACCGGACTGTTGCCTGTTCTCGGCATTTTTCATAAAAATAAATACAATCCGTATTGCCTTGCCGATGATTTAATGGAACCTTATCGTCCGTTTGTTGATTTACTCGTGATGCAGTGGCTGAAAATTCATCCGGATACCGAAGAACTGACAAAAGAATTTAAAGCACATATTCTCCAGATTGCGACCAAAGATGTGCGTATTGATGACAAAACAAGACCGTTGCTGGTTGCTGTAAAAATGACAGCGTCATCGCTTTACAAATGCTATACAGGAGAAAAACGACTGATTTCCTATCCTGAACTTATATGA
- the cas9 gene encoding type II CRISPR RNA-guided endonuclease Cas9 (Cas9, originally named Csn1, is the large, multifunctional signature protein of type II CRISPR/Cas systems. It is well known even to general audiences because its RNA-guided endonuclease activity has made it a popular tool for custom editing of eukaryotic genomes.): MIKNILGLDLGVSSIGWALIEVDENNIPIRIIAMGSRIIPLTASDKEEFQRGLSITKNHSRTVSRTQRKGYDRKQLKKSDLKKLLIKYDIFPSEELLKLPMLDLWKLRNDAANPNENISAEQLGRIFYMLNQKRGYKSARSEANADKKDTDYVQAVKGRYAQLKNENKTIGQFFYNGLNNANLNNSYFRIKEEVYPREAYIEEFDTIIKAQKGKHNFITDEFIHQLRNEIIYYQRKLKSQKGLVSVCEFEGFEKTVFDKEKDKNKTVFVGPKVAPKTSPLFQLCRIWEVVNTITLKIKNPEGSKYKWGEKIPTLEEKELIAEYLLKNESLSFTKLLEILNLKKDDVYVNKQILKGIKGNETYASIHKILGDNNLLNFDVSIIPTEKTSILVDKQTGEILEERAGLELDASLEKQPLYQLWHTIYSLKDLEECKNALTKRFGFDEEISEKLSKIDFNKQAFGNKSNKAMRKILPFLMEGYDYSESCSLAGYNHSNSLTKDEREQQKTIDRLELLTKNSLRQPIVEKILNQMINVVNAIIEQYGKPSEIRVELARELKQSKDERNDADLQNSKNKKLNEEIGKRLTELGLPATKRYIQKYKFIFPSLSKNLKEAKVNNQCIYCGESFNLTEALSGDAYDVDHIVPKALLFDDSQTNKVLVHRKCNATKTNQTAYDYMATKGDEAVRIYAERVDDWFNRGIISYSKMQRLKVSHKEYLERKKLGKETETDKKLWENFIDRQLRDTQYISRKAREILQKVCSNVTTTEGGVTAKLRNLWGWDDVLMNLQMPKYKELGQTVTKEWTSEHGKRKHQKEEIENWTKRDDHRHHAIDALVVACTKQGFIQRINTLNSSETKDLMNKEIEEAKIEFNEKTTLLEKYLKTQKPFTTEQVMNEADKVLVSFKAGKKVAIVTKFKATGKNKITGVIVPRGALHEAGLYGIRTLYSKGGIAEKHIIKKYKVGVSAQDHIFTGKETYTVKKDKNGNEKIDDKIKIVLDSIVDNKVREVVLNRLNRGFNVGDDYRKDVKKALSNFKNLEEDPLWYNESKGIKILSIKLKTGLKDSVVPIRLNEKDDVITLVKTGNNHHIAIYEDKDNKLIQHSCTFWHAVERKKYKIPTVIKNSSGVWNELLNKELPESFLNKLPADQLTLKFSMQQNEMFILGLSKEEFDEAIKNNDKPVLSKHLYLVWSIAEGDYWFRHHLETKNSELKKTEGAKEGKRFYRLSTKGFIDLNPIKVKLNHLGEITKIGEY; encoded by the coding sequence ATGATTAAAAATATACTCGGACTGGACTTAGGAGTTTCATCAATTGGTTGGGCGTTGATAGAAGTTGACGAAAATAATATTCCTATTCGGATTATTGCAATGGGATCACGAATTATTCCTTTAACAGCAAGTGATAAAGAAGAATTTCAAAGAGGTTTGTCAATTACAAAAAATCACAGCAGAACAGTTAGCAGAACTCAGAGAAAAGGTTATGATAGGAAACAACTGAAAAAAAGTGATTTAAAAAAACTTCTTATTAAATATGATATTTTTCCTTCTGAAGAATTATTGAAACTTCCAATGTTAGATTTATGGAAGTTAAGAAATGATGCTGCTAATCCAAATGAAAATATTTCTGCTGAACAATTAGGGCGTATTTTTTATATGCTTAACCAAAAACGTGGATATAAATCTGCAAGAAGTGAAGCCAATGCCGACAAAAAAGATACAGATTATGTTCAGGCTGTAAAAGGAAGATATGCTCAATTGAAAAATGAAAATAAAACTATTGGACAATTCTTTTACAATGGACTGAATAACGCCAATCTTAATAATTCATATTTCAGAATTAAAGAAGAAGTCTATCCTAGAGAAGCGTATATTGAAGAATTTGATACCATTATTAAGGCTCAAAAAGGGAAACACAATTTCATTACAGATGAGTTTATTCATCAATTAAGAAATGAAATTATTTATTATCAAAGAAAACTGAAATCTCAAAAAGGATTGGTGAGTGTCTGCGAGTTTGAAGGCTTTGAGAAAACTGTTTTCGATAAAGAAAAAGACAAAAATAAAACTGTTTTTGTTGGTCCAAAAGTAGCTCCGAAAACTTCGCCATTATTTCAACTTTGCCGAATTTGGGAAGTAGTAAATACCATTACTCTGAAAATAAAAAATCCTGAAGGAAGCAAATATAAATGGGGTGAAAAGATACCAACTTTAGAAGAAAAAGAACTCATAGCAGAATATTTATTAAAAAATGAAAGTTTAAGTTTTACAAAGCTCCTTGAAATTTTAAATCTCAAAAAAGATGATGTTTATGTAAATAAACAAATTTTAAAAGGTATTAAAGGAAATGAAACTTATGCTAGTATTCATAAAATTTTAGGAGATAATAATCTTTTAAATTTTGATGTTTCCATCATTCCAACAGAAAAAACTTCAATTTTAGTAGACAAACAGACAGGAGAAATCTTGGAAGAAAGAGCAGGATTAGAATTGGATGCGAGTTTAGAAAAACAACCATTATATCAACTTTGGCATACCATCTATTCCCTAAAAGATTTAGAGGAATGTAAAAATGCACTTACCAAAAGATTTGGCTTTGATGAAGAGATCTCGGAAAAACTCTCTAAAATTGATTTTAACAAACAAGCTTTCGGAAACAAATCTAATAAAGCAATGCGGAAAATTCTTCCTTTTCTGATGGAAGGTTACGATTATTCTGAATCTTGTAGTTTGGCGGGTTACAATCATTCAAATTCTTTGACCAAAGATGAGAGAGAACAGCAAAAAACTATAGATAGATTAGAGCTTCTTACCAAAAACAGTTTGAGACAACCGATTGTTGAAAAGATTCTAAATCAAATGATTAATGTAGTTAATGCAATAATTGAGCAATACGGAAAGCCATCTGAAATTAGAGTAGAATTGGCGCGAGAGCTGAAACAAAGCAAAGACGAGCGAAATGATGCAGATTTACAAAACTCGAAAAACAAAAAACTCAATGAAGAAATAGGGAAAAGATTGACAGAGTTGGGATTGCCTGCTACGAAGCGGTATATTCAGAAATATAAATTTATTTTTCCGTCACTAAGTAAAAATCTAAAAGAGGCTAAAGTCAACAATCAATGTATCTATTGTGGAGAAAGTTTTAATCTTACGGAAGCATTAAGCGGCGATGCTTACGATGTAGATCACATCGTACCAAAAGCATTGTTGTTTGACGATTCACAGACTAATAAAGTTTTGGTTCATAGAAAATGTAATGCTACCAAAACCAATCAAACTGCTTATGATTATATGGCTACAAAAGGCGATGAAGCGGTAAGAATATACGCTGAAAGAGTGGATGACTGGTTTAACAGAGGAATTATTTCTTATAGCAAAATGCAAAGATTAAAAGTTTCGCATAAGGAATATTTAGAAAGAAAAAAGCTAGGAAAGGAAACGGAAACCGATAAAAAACTTTGGGAAAACTTCATCGACAGACAATTAAGAGATACACAATATATCTCCAGAAAAGCAAGAGAAATTTTGCAAAAAGTATGCAGTAACGTAACAACTACCGAAGGTGGAGTTACAGCAAAGCTTCGTAATCTCTGGGGTTGGGACGATGTCTTGATGAATTTACAAATGCCTAAATACAAAGAATTAGGACAAACGGTAACTAAAGAATGGACAAGTGAACACGGAAAAAGAAAACACCAAAAAGAAGAAATTGAAAATTGGACAAAAAGAGATGATCATCGCCATCACGCCATAGATGCCTTGGTCGTTGCGTGTACAAAACAAGGTTTTATTCAACGCATCAATACTTTAAATTCAAGTGAAACTAAAGATTTGATGAACAAAGAAATTGAAGAAGCTAAAATAGAATTTAACGAAAAGACTACACTTTTAGAAAAATACTTGAAAACTCAAAAGCCATTTACAACTGAACAAGTAATGAATGAAGCCGATAAAGTTTTAGTTTCTTTTAAAGCAGGTAAGAAAGTAGCAATTGTAACAAAATTTAAAGCTACAGGCAAAAATAAAATTACAGGCGTAATTGTTCCAAGAGGAGCATTACACGAAGCGGGGCTTTATGGGATAAGAACGTTATATTCTAAAGGGGGGATTGCAGAAAAACATATAATTAAAAAATATAAGGTAGGAGTTTCTGCCCAAGATCACATATTTACAGGAAAAGAAACTTACACAGTTAAAAAAGATAAGAATGGAAATGAAAAAATTGATGATAAAATAAAAATTGTTTTAGATAGTATAGTTGATAACAAAGTTAGAGAAGTTGTATTAAATAGATTAAATAGGGGATTTAATGTTGGCGATGATTACAGAAAAGATGTAAAAAAAGCATTAAGTAATTTTAAAAATCTGGAAGAAGATCCTTTATGGTATAATGAGAGTAAGGGGATAAAAATTTTATCAATAAAATTAAAAACAGGTTTGAAAGATTCAGTAGTGCCGATTAGATTAAATGAAAAGGATGATGTTATAACATTGGTAAAGACTGGCAACAATCATCACATTGCCATTTACGAAGATAAAGATAATAAACTTATCCAACACAGTTGTACATTTTGGCACGCTGTAGAAAGGAAAAAATATAAGATTCCTACCGTTATTAAAAACTCATCAGGCGTTTGGAATGAATTATTAAACAAAGAACTTCCAGAATCATTTTTGAATAAGTTACCTGCTGATCAACTTACTTTAAAATTCAGTATGCAACAGAATGAAATGTTTATTTTGGGATTATCAAAAGAAGAATTTGACGAAGCAATCAAAAATAATGATAAACCAGTGTTGAGTAAACATTTGTATTTAGTTTGGAGTATTGCAGAAGGAGATTATTGGTTTAGACATCACTTGGAAACTAAGAATTCAGAATTGAAGAAAACGGAAGGAGCGAAAGAAGGAAAGAGATTCTATCGATTGAGTACAAAAGGTTTTATTGATTTAAATCCAATAAAAGTTAAATTAAACCATTTAGGCGAAATCACAAAAATTGGAGAATATTAA
- a CDS encoding calcineurin-like phosphoesterase C-terminal domain-containing protein, which translates to MKFKLIIPSLFISAMAFSQTSVSGYVFEDINKNQKKENQEKGIEGVAVSNGAQVVLTDKKGKYSLPIADGQTIFVIKPSGYRVALNQNNLPQYYYQYKPNGSPTDFKYKGSAPTGTLPKELNFALYKQNESKNFDILVFGDPQPYTEKQLDYFKRAIVNEVKSSKKSAVFGITLGDLVGDNLSLQKPYAEVMKEIGLPWYNVMGNHDMNYDAKEDALSDETFEANFGPANYSFNYGNVHFIVLDDILYPDPRDAKGYWGGFREDQMQFIENDLKYVDKNKLVVVSFHIPLEHTNEDNFRNSDRQKLFDALTPFKNALLLSAHTHIQQQIFYGKAQGWNGSKDLHEYNVGTTCGDWWSGTSDEIGLPTSTMRDGTAKGYSFISFNDNQYQVRYKTAGKPEDHQIQLYVPKVIPFPSKTSAKILANFFMGSKKDKVQYRIDNGKWEEMEYSETIDPNFANAVFKWDATDKLFPGRRPSNPEQSKHIWIGGFGNKLSLGRHKVEVKAQDMYGNEFTASENFEVQDQIIIP; encoded by the coding sequence ATGAAATTTAAACTCATCATACCTTCATTGTTTATTTCTGCGATGGCTTTTTCTCAAACATCGGTTTCAGGATACGTTTTTGAAGATATAAATAAAAATCAGAAAAAAGAAAACCAGGAAAAAGGAATCGAAGGAGTAGCAGTTTCCAACGGTGCACAGGTAGTTTTGACAGATAAAAAAGGAAAATATAGCCTGCCGATTGCAGATGGGCAAACAATTTTCGTGATCAAACCATCGGGTTATAGGGTTGCTTTAAATCAGAATAATTTACCGCAATATTATTATCAGTACAAGCCGAATGGCTCCCCCACAGATTTTAAATATAAAGGTTCTGCACCAACGGGAACACTCCCAAAGGAATTAAATTTTGCATTGTATAAACAAAACGAAAGCAAAAATTTTGATATTCTGGTTTTTGGTGATCCACAGCCTTACACAGAAAAACAGCTTGACTACTTCAAAAGAGCAATTGTAAACGAAGTAAAATCTTCAAAAAAAAGTGCTGTTTTCGGAATCACTTTGGGAGATTTGGTAGGTGATAATTTGAGTTTGCAGAAACCTTATGCAGAGGTAATGAAAGAAATAGGGCTTCCGTGGTACAACGTGATGGGAAATCATGATATGAATTACGATGCCAAAGAAGATGCTCTTTCAGATGAAACTTTTGAAGCTAATTTTGGTCCTGCCAACTATTCTTTTAATTACGGAAATGTTCATTTCATTGTCTTAGATGATATTCTTTATCCGGATCCTAGAGACGCTAAGGGCTATTGGGGAGGTTTCCGGGAAGATCAGATGCAGTTTATAGAAAATGATTTAAAATATGTAGATAAAAACAAGTTGGTTGTAGTTTCCTTCCACATTCCATTAGAGCATACAAATGAAGATAACTTCAGAAACTCAGATCGCCAGAAATTATTTGATGCATTAACACCATTTAAAAATGCTTTACTGCTTTCTGCGCATACCCATATTCAACAGCAGATTTTCTACGGAAAAGCTCAGGGTTGGAATGGTTCAAAAGATCTTCATGAATACAATGTGGGAACAACTTGTGGCGATTGGTGGTCCGGGACATCGGATGAAATCGGTTTGCCGACTTCCACTATGAGAGATGGTACAGCAAAAGGATATTCTTTTATCAGTTTTAATGATAATCAGTATCAAGTAAGATACAAAACGGCAGGAAAACCTGAAGATCATCAGATTCAGCTGTACGTTCCAAAAGTAATTCCTTTCCCATCCAAAACGTCTGCCAAGATTTTGGCTAATTTCTTTATGGGAAGCAAAAAAGATAAAGTACAATACCGAATCGACAACGGAAAATGGGAGGAAATGGAATACAGCGAAACCATCGATCCGAACTTTGCAAATGCTGTTTTCAAATGGGACGCCACAGACAAGCTTTTCCCGGGAAGAAGGCCTTCAAATCCTGAACAGTCAAAACACATCTGGATCGGAGGGTTTGGAAATAAACTTTCTTTAGGCAGGCATAAAGTTGAGGTAAAAGCACAGGATATGTATGGAAACGAGTTTACTGCTTCAGAAAATTTCGAAGTGCAGGATCAGATTATTATTCCATAA
- a CDS encoding 3-ketoacyl-ACP reductase → MNLKGKNAIITGGGRGLGRAVAQALANEGVNIGITGRNENYLKIAANELKETGVKVAYAVFNVDNELEVKAGIESLANTLGGIDILVNNAGVGDFGSIEEMPSETWEQVIKTNLFGVYYTAKAVYPFLKEKGQGDIVNVASTAGLKGGPNMSAYAASKAAVVSLSQSMMAEWRKQNIRVITLTPSTIASDMSINGGLTDGNPDKVLQPEDFAEWVRDILKMNRRAMIANASIFSTNP, encoded by the coding sequence ATGAATTTAAAAGGTAAAAACGCCATCATCACAGGTGGTGGAAGAGGTCTTGGAAGAGCTGTTGCACAAGCATTAGCGAATGAAGGCGTAAATATAGGGATCACCGGAAGAAACGAAAATTATCTTAAAATAGCAGCCAACGAACTGAAGGAAACTGGTGTAAAAGTCGCTTACGCGGTTTTCAACGTCGATAACGAACTGGAAGTAAAAGCCGGAATCGAATCTCTTGCAAATACGTTAGGTGGAATCGACATTCTGGTTAATAATGCAGGAGTTGGTGATTTTGGTTCTATTGAAGAGATGCCGTCTGAGACTTGGGAACAAGTTATCAAAACCAATCTTTTTGGTGTTTATTATACAGCCAAAGCCGTTTATCCGTTTTTGAAAGAAAAGGGACAGGGTGACATCGTAAATGTTGCTTCCACAGCAGGATTGAAAGGCGGACCAAATATGTCGGCTTACGCAGCTTCCAAAGCGGCGGTTGTTTCTCTTTCGCAGTCGATGATGGCAGAATGGAGAAAGCAGAATATCCGCGTGATTACCTTGACTCCGAGCACGATTGCTTCCGATATGAGCATCAATGGCGGTTTGACAGACGGTAATCCGGATAAAGTTCTTCAGCCGGAAGATTTTGCAGAATGGGTGAGAGACATCCTGAAAATGAACCGTAGGGCGATGATTGCCAACGCATCAATCTTTTCAACAAACCCATAA
- a CDS encoding Tex family protein has protein sequence MTSTTFIQQHLNISDNSITATIKLLSEDCTIPFISRYRKDATGNLDETQIEQISKLNRQFEEIIKRKETILKSAEEQNSLTEDLKQRIENSFNLQEIEDLYLPFKKRKKTKADTAKEKGLEPLAKIIMSQRSDDLQFLASKYINQNVNSEEDALQGARDIIAEWINENMYVRKNLRRLFQRKAVISSKVVKTKKDDEAAQKFSQYFGWEENLSRIPSHRLLAMLRAEAEGFVKTNIVIEKAEAIDFIDKAIIKSNNECSGQITIAIKDAYKRLLEPAISNETLQEAKEKADKKAIEIFSENLRQLLLAPPLGEKRILAIDPGFKSGCKVVCLDEKGDLLHNENIYPHAPQNESGMAMKKIRSMVNAYNIQAISIGNGTASRETEFFIKKIAFDKPIQVFVVSEAGASVYSASKIARDEFPSYDVTVRGAVSIGRRLSDPLAELVKIDAKSIGVGQYQHDVDQTLLKNELDSTVMKCVNSVGINLNTASKSLLSYVSGIGEKMAENIVAYRTENGAFSERKDLKKVPRLGEKAYQQAAAFVRIKNAKNPLDNSAVHPEAYKLVEKMAKDLGIKITDLIANKEKISLIKPEKYVTNDIGILGIKDILKELEKPGLDPRKAAKVFEFDPNVKKISDLKTGMILPGIVNNITAFGCFVDLGIKESGLVHISQLKDGFVSDVNEVVTLHQHVQVKVTEIDESRKRIQLSMIF, from the coding sequence ATGACCTCGACCACATTCATCCAGCAACATCTAAACATCTCCGATAACAGTATTACTGCCACCATAAAACTCCTTTCAGAAGATTGTACAATTCCATTTATTTCCCGATACAGAAAAGATGCAACAGGAAATCTGGACGAAACTCAGATTGAGCAGATTTCTAAGCTGAATAGACAATTCGAAGAAATTATTAAAAGAAAAGAGACCATTCTAAAATCTGCCGAAGAACAAAATTCTTTAACAGAGGATCTAAAACAAAGAATAGAAAACAGCTTTAATCTTCAGGAGATCGAAGATCTATACCTACCTTTTAAAAAAAGAAAAAAAACAAAAGCAGACACTGCTAAGGAAAAAGGGTTAGAGCCTCTCGCAAAAATCATAATGAGCCAAAGATCTGACGACTTACAGTTTTTAGCGTCAAAATACATTAATCAAAATGTTAATTCTGAAGAAGATGCATTGCAAGGCGCTAGAGATATTATTGCAGAATGGATCAATGAAAATATGTATGTTCGCAAAAATCTCAGACGTCTTTTTCAGAGAAAAGCAGTTATCAGCTCAAAAGTTGTGAAAACTAAAAAAGATGATGAAGCTGCGCAGAAATTTTCCCAATATTTTGGTTGGGAAGAAAACCTCAGCAGAATTCCATCACATCGTCTCTTGGCAATGCTGCGAGCTGAAGCAGAAGGTTTTGTAAAGACCAACATTGTAATTGAGAAAGCTGAGGCTATTGATTTTATTGACAAAGCCATCATCAAATCTAATAATGAGTGTTCCGGACAGATTACCATAGCTATAAAAGATGCATATAAACGATTATTAGAACCTGCTATTTCCAACGAAACATTACAAGAAGCTAAAGAGAAAGCGGATAAAAAAGCCATTGAAATATTTTCGGAAAACCTTCGCCAACTCCTTCTTGCACCGCCATTGGGAGAAAAGAGAATTTTGGCAATCGATCCCGGATTCAAGAGTGGCTGCAAAGTGGTTTGTCTGGATGAGAAAGGCGACTTACTTCATAATGAAAATATCTATCCGCACGCCCCACAAAATGAGAGCGGAATGGCAATGAAAAAGATACGCTCTATGGTAAATGCGTACAATATTCAAGCAATTTCCATCGGAAACGGCACAGCTAGCAGAGAAACTGAATTTTTCATTAAAAAGATCGCTTTTGATAAACCGATTCAGGTTTTTGTGGTTTCGGAAGCCGGCGCTTCGGTTTATTCTGCAAGCAAAATTGCCAGGGATGAGTTTCCAAGCTATGACGTGACTGTTCGTGGTGCGGTTTCGATCGGAAGACGTCTTTCTGATCCGTTGGCAGAGCTAGTGAAGATTGATGCAAAATCTATCGGAGTCGGCCAATATCAGCACGACGTAGATCAAACCTTACTGAAAAACGAACTGGATTCTACAGTAATGAAATGCGTTAATTCCGTGGGAATCAACCTCAATACAGCCAGCAAGTCTTTATTGAGCTATGTTTCGGGAATCGGAGAAAAGATGGCTGAGAACATTGTGGCTTACCGTACAGAAAATGGTGCTTTCTCTGAACGAAAGGATTTGAAAAAAGTACCAAGACTGGGCGAAAAAGCTTACCAACAAGCGGCCGCTTTTGTGAGAATCAAGAATGCGAAAAATCCTTTGGATAATTCGGCGGTTCACCCGGAAGCTTATAAACTGGTAGAAAAAATGGCGAAAGATTTAGGCATAAAAATCACTGATTTGATTGCCAATAAAGAAAAAATAAGTTTAATTAAACCTGAAAAATACGTCACCAATGATATTGGAATTCTCGGAATTAAGGACATCTTAAAAGAATTAGAAAAACCGGGACTAGACCCTAGAAAAGCAGCCAAAGTTTTTGAATTTGACCCGAACGTCAAAAAGATTTCAGATCTTAAAACAGGAATGATATTACCCGGGATTGTCAATAATATTACGGCATTTGGATGTTTTGTAGATCTCGGAATAAAGGAGAGCGGACTTGTTCACATTTCCCAACTAAAGGATGGTTTTGTATCTGATGTAAATGAAGTTGTGACGCTACATCAGCATGTTCAGGTAAAAGTCACAGAAATAGATGAGTCCAGAAAAAGAATTCAGCTTAGCATGATATTTTAA